TGTGTAATCCCTGTTTGCACAATTTTTTCTGGTGTGCGTAATACAGCAACTGGATAACCTGCACTAATCACTTCACCTGACTTTACTGGTAATTCACTAACAACACCAGACTGTTCAGCATAAATAACTGCATCTTGAAGCATCTTCTTCTGTGCATCTACATTTGCCTTAGACTGCTCAAGCTGACCTTTTAGTGCTTCAATATCTTCCACTCTTATCCCATTTTCTACATCTTTCGATACTTGTTGAGCATTTGCTAACCCAATTTCTGCTTGAGAAAGCTGTTGTTTCGTATTTTCAAAATCTTTCTGTTTCAATTCTCTCTCTAACACTAATTTATCTAGTTCGTTTTGAGCAACTACTCCTTCATCGTATAAAATTTTATATTTTGTAAGTTGATCTTCTACAAATTGATAGGCTTCTTCTGCCTGTTTCATAACTATTTTAGCCTGTTCAACAGAAACCTCAGCTTGACTAACAGCTAATTTTGCTTGCTCTTTATCTTCTAACGATGCTCCATTCACTGCTTTATCATATTGAGCTTTTGCTGACTGATACTGACCAATCGCAGCATTCACAGCATATTGAAGCTCTGTCGTTTCAAGTCTTGCAATCTCTTGACCTTTCTGAACATGATTACCTTTCTCTACTGAAAGGGACTGAACTTTACCTGACGTTTTAAAACTATATTTTTTTGTATCTTTCACAGTTACATTACCAAGATAATTCAAATAAATAGGAGCATTTTCTTCTTTTATTTGTTGTAATTCTACTACTACAGCCTTTTCAGACTGCGCTGAAGTTTCATCATTTGAACAACCTACCAACAATAGACTTAATCCGATAACAATAATAGACAACTGCTTCTCAAGCACTTTCATGACTTAGATATTCCCCTTCCAACCTTAATCTCTCTTCAAATTCATGTTCAATATACATAACTGACGAATCAGTCAGTTTAGATTATAAAAATTTGACTTTCACCTAAATACAATTAGTGGTAAAAGTCAAATTAACTCCATACCTATATCTAGCTTACATAATCATTCGAAATACTACACCAGCTAACAAATCAATGTATCTCTCATCAACACTATCTTCATTGAACCACTTATAATTCAGATGAATAAACATTGCATGAATTCCACTTGCTGCTATGTCTAATTCTTCATCAGAAAACTGATTATATGGTTCTGATGATCTAATGACCTTTTTTATAAACGCTACAATCGCTTGATCACGCTGCTCGATTATCTCATTTATACTAGGAGTTTCTACTTGGTTAGTGAATGTTAAGTTCGCCATTTTTCGGTTTTCATAAAAAAACCTAAAAGTATGATATATTAGCTCCTTTTTTCCATCTACATCATCTAATGGTTCTAATTGAATTGATAATTCTTCAAGGCTAAGCAATATTCTTTCTAGGAATTGATCGACTAACTTTGCATATATTTCTTCCTTGCTTTTAAAATATAAATAAAATGTACCTTGTGAAACACCAGCTTGCTTAACAATATCTGATACTCTTGTTAAGTGATAACCTTTTTCATGAAAGATAGATAAGGCTGCGTCTAACAATAGTTCATCAGTTTTCTTCATGCAAAAATTCCTCCCTAAATATAACTGACACGTCAGTCACATTTTTAAATTATAAATCGAATTAATACTCCCGTCAAACATTAATTCGATTTTAATTCCACTTAACTATGTAGCGCTATCTTGTCTAATGATTAAGATAGCACCTAACCGTTTTATTTAAACATATTCTCCAAGTACTGATCGAACAATATGGATTGAGTCCCACTCTCCATTCGATAGCGCTTGCATTGGTTGAGGTCTCGGATAGATCTCTTGATTAATCTCATTCATCGATAATCCTTGCTCATGTAAGTGAATAATCTCACCGCTTAACTCTTCTAAACAATTGAGCTTATTCTGAAGCACCTTACGCCCGTTATGATGGTAACCAGAATGACTACAAAACATCTCTTCAAAATCATAAGTCAATACGTTACGTATTGTCGCAATCGTTAGTGGAATTGATTCATCCTTAAGAATTAATTTAGGTTTAGGACTGACAAACAAATCTCCAGAAAAAAGAATTCCAGTTTCCGCTTCATATAAAGAAACATGATCGGCTGAATGACCTGGTGTATGAATCACATCCCAGCTCCTACTTCGTGACTCTACTTTCTTATCATATGGAAGAGCTTCAAATGGCTCCCTCACACCCCAAAACTTTTTACGATATTGAGCATAACTAGCAGGTTGTCTGCATATCTCAATTGACATCGGATGAATGTGTATTGGAATGTCCTTATTTTTCTGAAGCCATGCTGCTGTCCCTGTGTGATCTTCATGCCAGTGAGTTAGACTGACCATATCAATATTATGCTCTTCATAGAAAGGAATTAACCATCTTTGCAACTGAACCGTACTCGTATCAATAAGCATGCCATCAACAAAATACATATAGACCGAAATCGAAACGCCCTGGGCAGTCACTGTGCCTTTAACAGTCTTAACACCGTTCTGCTCTTCTATTTGTAACACTAACGGTCAACCTCTCTTTTTTAATATTGTATTTTTAAATGACTTTGACTATGTTCCTATATTATCATCATACGGTTTATGAACGATCAACACAATGAATTGTCATTCATTTTTGAAAATCAATAAGATGTGGCATTCTGTATTGCAAAGTCTGCTGCCTTGTTTGCATGAATTTTTGTCGTGTCAAATACAGGTACACTTACATCTAATTGTTTCACTAACATCGTAATTTCAGTACATCCGAGAATGATTGCTTCCGCTCCATTGTCAATAAGCTTTGCTATTATCTTTAAGTATTGCTGTTTTGATTCGTTTTTTACAACACCTAGACATAACTCATTGTAAATAATCTCGTGTATTATTTTTCGATCGTTATCATCTGGAACGACTATGTCTAGATCGTACTTTGATTGTAATCTTCCTTTATAGAAGTCTTGCTCCATTGTAAAATTTGTACCTAATAAGCCAATTTTTTTTAGCTTTTGCTTAATAATTTGTTCACCTGTCATATCAGCAATGTGAAGCAGTGGGATTGAAATGCCTGCTTGGACTTCATCAGCCATTTTGTGCATTGTATTTGTACAAATAATAAGAAAGTCAGCACCTGCTTTTTCGATATATCTTGCAGTCTCAATTAATTGTCTTGTCGCTTCATCCCATTGTCCACTCTCTTGAAGTTGCTTTATCATATGGAAATCAACAGAGTACAAGATACTTTTAGCAGAATGATGTCCACCAAGTTGCTCTTTTACCCTTTCGTTAATTAATTGATAATAGATAGCCGAAGACTCCCAACTCATACCACCCAGCATACCGATTGTTTTCATACGCTTCCGCCCCCCTAATTTCATTTTGTATCATTCTACCAATTATCATTGACGATATCTACATAAAAAAAGAACAGATTGCAAAGAAACACTTTGCGTGTCTGCCCCTTACACACAAATAATAGCTATCAACCAAAATTTAAAGCTCTTCCTGTCTCAGTTACTGTTTTGATATTACTAAGAATCATCCACCAATGTTGTTCTGCATTTTCATAAGCAGGATGATTATCCGTCCACTGATCATTAACGAGCGTTAATTTTGTACATGTACCTACAGTCTCTAACGAAAAAGTTACACGAGACTCTAGCTCTTCATGATTAGCATGATACGTCGAACTAGGATGTTCAAGATAACTTAGTACTTTATTCGGTTCATATGTTAAAATTTTTCCATACACATGAATTGTCTCATCCCCATCTTGACCTGGACCTACATACTCAAATGAGTCTCCTTCTTTGAAAGTTGATCGAATGACACATCCGAAGAAAGTTTTTCGAGTTCCTTCAGGCGTTACTAAAGTGTCCCATACATCCTCAGGTTGTGCATCAATGTAAAATTCATATTTCAAACGCATTCCATCACCCTCCTGAATTACATGTTAATATGCTACTGGTCTCAATTATAATCATTAGTGACATACAAGTATTGTAAAAACACGACACCCTTAACATGAAGTACAGCTTATTCAAATTTAAAATGGAAGGAAGTGATTAAGATGGAAACCAACGCTCAGAATAGCAACATGGGAGTTTTAAAAATAAAAGAAGCAACAAATAATTATACACTTACGCGATATCCCGCCTCTGAACATACAAGTTTCTTCGTCAAACATTATTGGTGTGTCAGTTGGGATGTATCTGAGAAGGAACAATTTTTACAAGATGTTATTCCGAACCCTTGTGTTAATTTAGTCGTTGAGCACAATAAAACAGGTATCTTCGGCCCAACAAAACGTAAATTCTCCTATCTAGTAAAAGGAAAAGGAATAGTATTCGGTGTAAAATTCAGACCTGGAGGATTCTATCCATTTATCAAAAAGTCTGTATCTGATTTATCAAGTTTGCCTATGAACGTTCAAGATGTTTTTGGAGTCTCTACCCAAACACTTGAAGAGACGATTCTTTTCGAACAAGACGCACAATTAGCTACTAAATATATAGAAAATATCATTGAGGAATCTCTTCCAAAAAGAGATGAGCAGATTACTTTCGTTAATCAAATTATTGATCTGATTATTTCAGAACAAAGTATCACTAAAGTTGAACACCTTTGCGACCATTTCCATATACACAAAAGAAAGCTCCAAAGGATCTTTCAACAATATGTAGGGGTAAGCCCTAAGTGGGTCATTAAACTTTATCGACTACAAAATGCTGCTGAAATTATCGAAAACAACAATGATCATAATTGGATTGATCTCTCAATGCAACTAGGTTACTATGACCAATCTCATTTTATAAGAGATTTCAAAACCATCATCGGTAAAACACCAGAGGAATATGCTAAGTAACAACGATAAAAACACTTATGCCCCCAATACTGTCAGATAATTCAACTAGTATTGTAAGGTTACATAAGTGTTTTTATGCCAATTTATCTACTCATTTTCGGATAGCTTGATTTGCTGTTCTTCTCCAAGCATAATCGTTAAGCTAATTAACGTGACTAAGATTGTAGCACCCATATCTGATAATATCGCAATCCATAGTGTTAGCATTCCTGGTATTGTTAGTAATAGCGCAATTAGTTTTAGCCCTAGTGCTAGTGAGATATTTACCTTTATTATTTTATTTACCTTTTTAGCTATTCTTACTGCAGACGGTAATTTCCCAAGATGATCTTGCATTAGTACAATATCAGCTGTTTCAATTGCACTATCTGTTCCTTTACCCATTGCAATACCCAAATCTGCTGTTGCTAAAGCAGGTGCATCATTAATTCCATCTCCAACCATAGCTACTTTACCTGTTTTAGTTAGTTGCTTTACTTTTGCTACCTTTTCATCTGGCAAAAGACTAGCATAATAATTCGTTAAACCTACTTGCTTTGCTACTTTTTCTGCTGTCTTATTATGATCACCCGTTAACATCACCGTATTTTCTACTCCAGCTAACTTAAGGTTTTCAATTATTACTTTACTTTCTTCTCTAATTTCATCAGTTATCCCAAATAACCCTAATACCTTTTCTTCATCTGAGACAATGACAAGTGTGTACCCTTCATTTTTTAATCGATTTATTTTTTCGGAAACATCAACAGGTAACGTAAAACTAATACTTTTCTCGTTTCCTACTTTATATTGTTTACCGTTAATAATAGCTGTTACGCCTTGACCTGAAATCGTATTTAATTCGTCAGGTTCTGTATAAGCAATCTGTTGTTCATCTACTTTTTTTATAATAGCTTTTGCTATCGGATGAGATGATGCTCTTTCAATTGAACCAGCAATATGAAGAAAACGATCTTCATCATTAACAACCATTTTTTCTACATATGGATGGCCTTTCGTA
This is a stretch of genomic DNA from Bacillus solimangrovi. It encodes these proteins:
- a CDS encoding efflux RND transporter periplasmic adaptor subunit, which produces MKVLEKQLSIIVIGLSLLLVGCSNDETSAQSEKAVVVELQQIKEENAPIYLNYLGNVTVKDTKKYSFKTSGKVQSLSVEKGNHVQKGQEIARLETTELQYAVNAAIGQYQSAKAQYDKAVNGASLEDKEQAKLAVSQAEVSVEQAKIVMKQAEEAYQFVEDQLTKYKILYDEGVVAQNELDKLVLERELKQKDFENTKQQLSQAEIGLANAQQVSKDVENGIRVEDIEALKGQLEQSKANVDAQKKMLQDAVIYAEQSGVVSELPVKSGEVISAGYPVAVLRTPEKIVQTGITQQDINEVEHGTKVVLTINNQAYNGIVTYISDTPDMQTRTFETEIAFENELDLPLGLVAEVDFETGEQSAISIPVTSILNDGEKDYVYVIEEERAIRKIIEIKDLQGTNATVKGLKDSDKLVIKGMKNLRSGSLITTVKKSSKSELENKGLEEGVKEYE
- a CDS encoding TetR/AcrR family transcriptional regulator, with the protein product MKKTDELLLDAALSIFHEKGYHLTRVSDIVKQAGVSQGTFYLYFKSKEEIYAKLVDQFLERILLSLEELSIQLEPLDDVDGKKELIYHTFRFFYENRKMANLTFTNQVETPSINEIIEQRDQAIVAFIKKVIRSSEPYNQFSDEELDIAASGIHAMFIHLNYKWFNEDSVDERYIDLLAGVVFRMIM
- a CDS encoding MBL fold metallo-hydrolase, with protein sequence MLQIEEQNGVKTVKGTVTAQGVSISVYMYFVDGMLIDTSTVQLQRWLIPFYEEHNIDMVSLTHWHEDHTGTAAWLQKNKDIPIHIHPMSIEICRQPASYAQYRKKFWGVREPFEALPYDKKVESRSRSWDVIHTPGHSADHVSLYEAETGILFSGDLFVSPKPKLILKDESIPLTIATIRNVLTYDFEEMFCSHSGYHHNGRKVLQNKLNCLEELSGEIIHLHEQGLSMNEINQEIYPRPQPMQALSNGEWDSIHIVRSVLGEYV
- a CDS encoding aspartate/glutamate racemase family protein produces the protein MKTIGMLGGMSWESSAIYYQLINERVKEQLGGHHSAKSILYSVDFHMIKQLQESGQWDEATRQLIETARYIEKAGADFLIICTNTMHKMADEVQAGISIPLLHIADMTGEQIIKQKLKKIGLLGTNFTMEQDFYKGRLQSKYDLDIVVPDDNDRKIIHEIIYNELCLGVVKNESKQQYLKIIAKLIDNGAEAIILGCTEITMLVKQLDVSVPVFDTTKIHANKAADFAIQNATSY
- a CDS encoding SRPBCC family protein, producing the protein MRLKYEFYIDAQPEDVWDTLVTPEGTRKTFFGCVIRSTFKEGDSFEYVGPGQDGDETIHVYGKILTYEPNKVLSYLEHPSSTYHANHEELESRVTFSLETVGTCTKLTLVNDQWTDNHPAYENAEQHWWMILSNIKTVTETGRALNFG
- a CDS encoding helix-turn-helix domain-containing protein, which codes for METNAQNSNMGVLKIKEATNNYTLTRYPASEHTSFFVKHYWCVSWDVSEKEQFLQDVIPNPCVNLVVEHNKTGIFGPTKRKFSYLVKGKGIVFGVKFRPGGFYPFIKKSVSDLSSLPMNVQDVFGVSTQTLEETILFEQDAQLATKYIENIIEESLPKRDEQITFVNQIIDLIISEQSITKVEHLCDHFHIHKRKLQRIFQQYVGVSPKWVIKLYRLQNAAEIIENNNDHNWIDLSMQLGYYDQSHFIRDFKTIIGKTPEEYAK